The Oscillospiraceae bacterium genome has a segment encoding these proteins:
- a CDS encoding peptidase M22 has translation MILGIDTSNYTTSAAVLDGEALTQQKQLLEVRPGERGLRQSDALFQHTRNLPLLFDKLPPMDGVTAVGVSTRPRNVEGSYMPCFLAGISAATAAAKAAGCPLYTTSHQVGHILAALYGAGALEMIRAPFVAFHVSGGTTEALLVEPHKEELISARCVAASSDLKAGQLIDRTGVRLGLQFPCGPALEQLALQSRVSYKIKPSMQGANCSLSGVENQVDKRLQAGDAPADIARFVLSSVSAALQGMVQAVFAEYGRLPLLFAGGVMSNTILRRELETAFGGVFAPPSLSCDNAAGVAVYAALCSKELE, from the coding sequence ATGATTCTGGGAATAGACACCAGCAATTACACCACCTCTGCCGCTGTGCTGGACGGTGAAGCGCTCACCCAGCAAAAGCAGCTTTTGGAGGTGCGCCCGGGAGAGCGGGGCCTGCGCCAGAGCGACGCCCTGTTTCAGCATACGCGCAATTTGCCGTTGCTGTTTGATAAACTGCCGCCAATGGATGGGGTGACCGCCGTTGGTGTCAGCACCCGACCGCGGAATGTGGAGGGCAGCTATATGCCTTGCTTTTTGGCAGGGATCAGCGCGGCGACTGCTGCCGCTAAGGCTGCCGGTTGCCCTCTTTATACCACCTCTCACCAAGTGGGGCACATTTTGGCGGCACTGTACGGTGCCGGTGCGCTGGAGATGATCCGTGCGCCCTTTGTGGCCTTTCATGTGTCCGGCGGTACAACGGAAGCCCTTCTTGTGGAACCGCACAAGGAAGAATTGATTTCCGCCCGCTGCGTGGCGGCCAGTTCGGACTTAAAGGCCGGGCAGCTGATTGACCGTACCGGGGTGCGGCTGGGTCTGCAATTCCCTTGTGGTCCGGCGCTGGAACAGCTGGCGCTGCAAAGCAGGGTAAGTTATAAAATCAAGCCCTCGATGCAGGGAGCGAATTGCTCTTTGTCCGGGGTGGAAAATCAAGTGGACAAGCGCTTGCAGGCAGGGGATGCACCGGCCGATATTGCCCGGTTTGTGCTCTCCAGCGTATCTGCTGCCTTACAAGGTATGGTGCAGGCTGTGTTTGCCGAATATGGCCGGCTGCCGCTGCTGTTTGCCGGTGGCGTGATGTCAAACACCATCTTGCGCCGAGAACTGGAAACAGCCTTTGGCGGCGTGTTTGCCCCGCCGTCGCTGAGTTGTGATAATGCGGCCGGTGTGGCCGTGTATGCTGCTCTGTGCAGCAAAGAACTGGAATGA
- a CDS encoding SpoIIIAH-like family protein — protein sequence MKEKKQKEPGAEMQEVLTEEQLKKRKLHRARVSLGCMVLILAVGVVGNWYWENSDISTKISTVSAQRTKTLGEATFVDATTEAATENSYFTQAKLDRQSSRDAALEKLQKIVDTADKSAAAHKEAAQKIAKISDGINAENKIETLVTAKGVGQCLAIVSTDGKKVDVIVDSNDLSDALILQIKEIAVEQVGCDYKNVTIIQSK from the coding sequence ATGAAAGAGAAAAAGCAAAAGGAACCGGGGGCTGAAATGCAAGAGGTGCTCACGGAGGAACAGCTGAAAAAGCGAAAGCTGCACCGGGCGCGGGTAAGCCTGGGTTGTATGGTGCTGATTTTGGCTGTCGGCGTAGTGGGCAACTGGTACTGGGAGAACAGCGATATTTCCACAAAAATCAGTACAGTCAGCGCCCAGCGCACGAAGACCCTGGGGGAGGCCACCTTTGTGGATGCTACCACTGAGGCTGCTACGGAGAACAGCTACTTTACCCAGGCCAAGCTGGATCGGCAAAGCAGTCGGGACGCTGCGCTGGAAAAGCTGCAAAAAATCGTGGATACCGCGGATAAAAGCGCGGCAGCCCATAAAGAAGCGGCACAGAAGATTGCTAAGATCTCCGACGGCATCAATGCGGAAAACAAAATTGAAACACTGGTGACCGCCAAGGGCGTGGGGCAGTGTCTGGCGATCGTGAGCACAGATGGCAAAAAAGTCGATGTGATCGTAGACAGCAATGACCTGTCTGACGCACTGATCTTGCAGATTAAGGAGATCGCCGTGGAACAGGTTGGCTGTGATTATAAAAATGTGACCATCATTCAGTCTAAATAA
- the recN gene encoding DNA repair protein RecN, translated as MLKVLEIENIAVIEKAAVQFDTGLNVLTGETGAGKSIVVDAINAILGERTSRELVRHGAPQAVVRAFFEGVDPSVQAVIGNLGLEPEADGSLVLYRRISAEGKSSCKINGAPCTVTMLRAVGNALVNIHGQHDSQTLLDPEAHVHFVDMLAESDRTLTAYQSVFHQFLSVRRRLKALTADEEDKENKLDLLNYQIKELEDADIQIGETERLNARRTELSEAEAVRVALQDVAYTMGGDEEFSGVCGYLRALAAKTAPYASLQSISEQLYALCDSAETCKDDAEQKLDALDADPEEQAQIEERLDQLYRLSLKYGATEQEMLGKLDEMRAQREEILFADRELETLSKSYDDLLLQVQTAAEHLTKERKQVAAKLEKEVCRELAYLDMPGIRFVVDFGKGKLSSIGQDTVQFLISTNPGEPPKPLAKIASGGELSRIMLAIKTILAHKDTVGTLIFDEIDTGVSGRASQKIGLKLRAVAEDTQVICVTHSAQIASLAGAHFLIQKQVKGERTYTHVQRLDFDGRARELARIMGGLEITPALLSTAEEMLRTAREG; from the coding sequence ATGCTTAAAGTGCTGGAAATTGAGAATATTGCCGTGATTGAAAAAGCAGCGGTGCAGTTTGACACCGGGCTGAATGTACTCACAGGTGAGACCGGCGCAGGTAAGTCCATTGTGGTGGACGCCATCAACGCCATTCTTGGCGAGCGTACATCCCGGGAGCTGGTGCGCCACGGTGCGCCCCAGGCAGTGGTACGCGCCTTCTTTGAGGGGGTGGACCCTTCCGTGCAGGCTGTGATCGGCAATTTGGGTCTGGAGCCGGAGGCGGACGGTTCGCTGGTGCTTTACCGACGGATTTCTGCCGAGGGCAAAAGCAGTTGCAAGATCAACGGTGCGCCCTGTACTGTGACTATGCTGCGCGCGGTGGGTAATGCACTGGTGAATATCCACGGTCAGCACGACTCCCAAACGCTGCTGGACCCGGAGGCACATGTGCACTTTGTGGATATGCTGGCAGAGAGTGACCGCACCTTGACGGCGTATCAATCGGTGTTTCACCAATTTTTGTCTGTGCGGCGGCGGTTAAAGGCGCTGACGGCGGACGAAGAAGACAAAGAAAATAAGCTGGATCTGCTGAACTACCAGATCAAAGAGCTGGAGGACGCAGATATACAGATCGGCGAGACCGAGCGGCTGAACGCCCGCCGCACGGAGCTGAGTGAGGCAGAGGCGGTGCGCGTCGCCTTGCAAGATGTGGCTTATACCATGGGTGGAGACGAGGAGTTCTCCGGGGTGTGCGGCTATTTGCGGGCGTTGGCAGCCAAGACAGCACCCTATGCTTCCTTGCAAAGCATCAGCGAGCAACTGTATGCTTTGTGTGACAGCGCCGAGACTTGCAAAGACGACGCAGAACAGAAGCTGGACGCCTTGGACGCTGATCCGGAGGAGCAAGCCCAAATTGAGGAGCGGCTGGATCAATTGTACCGCCTGTCCTTAAAATACGGCGCTACGGAGCAGGAAATGCTGGGCAAGCTGGATGAAATGCGCGCCCAGCGGGAGGAAATCCTCTTTGCCGACCGGGAGTTGGAGACCCTCAGTAAGTCCTATGACGACTTGCTTCTGCAAGTGCAAACGGCGGCAGAGCATTTGACCAAGGAACGCAAGCAGGTGGCTGCCAAGCTGGAAAAGGAAGTTTGCAGAGAACTGGCGTATTTGGATATGCCGGGTATTCGCTTTGTGGTGGACTTTGGCAAAGGTAAGCTGTCCTCTATCGGGCAGGATACGGTGCAGTTTTTGATTTCCACGAACCCGGGCGAGCCGCCCAAGCCCCTGGCTAAAATCGCCAGTGGCGGTGAATTGTCCCGCATCATGCTTGCCATCAAGACCATTTTGGCCCACAAAGATACGGTGGGCACCCTGATTTTTGACGAGATTGACACTGGGGTCAGCGGCCGTGCCAGCCAAAAGATCGGCTTAAAGCTGCGAGCGGTGGCTGAGGACACCCAAGTGATTTGTGTGACGCACTCGGCACAGATTGCATCTCTGGCCGGGGCGCACTTCCTGATCCAAAAGCAGGTGAAAGGGGAGCGCACGTATACGCATGTGCAGCGCCTGGACTTTGACGGTCGAGCGAGAGAACTGGCGCGCATTATGGGCGGACTGGAAATTACACCGGCGCTGCTGTCTACGGCAGAGGAAATGCTGCGTACTGCCCGGGAGGGATAA
- a CDS encoding Asp23/Gls24 family envelope stress response protein translates to MEINTSTSMGELVISEEVISAIATNAAKDVDGIAGFSNRPVDVVNTIKKGSLKVMSPVRVLADGEDLNISIYVNMLPGKKIRQVAEEVQQAVKESVQNMTGKLVSKVNVIIAGLEFDQPESETEPCETEE, encoded by the coding sequence ATGGAGATCAATACAAGCACTTCCATGGGTGAACTGGTCATTTCCGAAGAAGTGATCTCAGCCATCGCCACCAATGCAGCCAAAGATGTGGACGGCATTGCCGGGTTCTCTAATCGCCCGGTGGATGTGGTCAATACCATTAAGAAGGGCAGCCTGAAGGTAATGAGCCCGGTGCGTGTTTTGGCAGACGGTGAGGATTTGAACATCAGCATTTATGTGAACATGCTGCCCGGTAAAAAGATCCGCCAAGTGGCGGAAGAGGTACAGCAGGCGGTCAAGGAGTCTGTGCAGAATATGACCGGTAAGCTGGTGTCTAAAGTCAATGTGATCATCGCCGGACTGGAATTTGACCAGCCGGAGAGTGAAACGGAACCTTGTGAAACTGAAGAGTAA
- a CDS encoding NAD(+)/NADH kinase, whose protein sequence is MIISVFPYIENESVRRLTGDVLSELDRLKCHVYVTQECAGQLPGHHVVYSKPDKMMEDCDLAIAIGGDGTTLRIAKKAAFYDKCVLGINGGRLGFMSGLEANELSLLGNVVTGKYKVDKRMMLQADIIRENQATETFHCLNDAVVTRGDYARLIDVNIHCEERPVWDVRADGVIVSTPTGSTAYSMAAGGPVVSPETDCFVVTSICPHSLIDRSIVFPSSKALYVRVQNDVDNNSIFTADGKRPVQIDGRTVVRISKSPYVARLIKVKPDNFYEILRKKIIER, encoded by the coding sequence ATGATTATTTCTGTTTTTCCTTATATTGAAAATGAGTCGGTACGCCGTCTGACCGGTGATGTGCTCAGCGAGTTGGATCGGCTGAAATGTCATGTATATGTAACCCAGGAGTGCGCCGGTCAGCTGCCCGGGCATCATGTGGTATACAGTAAGCCGGACAAGATGATGGAGGACTGTGATCTTGCGATCGCCATCGGCGGCGACGGTACCACCCTGCGTATCGCCAAGAAAGCGGCTTTTTATGACAAGTGCGTGCTGGGCATTAACGGCGGACGACTGGGCTTTATGAGCGGCTTGGAGGCCAACGAACTGTCCTTGCTGGGCAATGTGGTTACCGGCAAATATAAGGTAGACAAACGGATGATGCTCCAGGCGGATATTATCCGTGAAAATCAGGCGACAGAGACGTTTCACTGTCTGAATGACGCGGTGGTTACTCGTGGTGATTACGCTCGGCTGATAGATGTAAATATCCACTGTGAGGAGCGCCCGGTGTGGGATGTGCGGGCGGACGGTGTGATCGTGTCCACCCCAACCGGCTCCACGGCGTACTCAATGGCGGCAGGCGGACCGGTGGTCAGCCCGGAGACGGATTGCTTTGTGGTCACCTCCATTTGCCCCCATTCGCTGATTGACCGCAGCATTGTGTTCCCCAGCAGTAAGGCACTGTATGTAAGGGTACAGAATGATGTGGACAACAACTCGATTTTTACAGCGGACGGCAAGCGCCCGGTACAGATTGACGGTCGCACGGTAGTGCGCATTTCCAAATCTCCCTATGTGGCGCGGCTTATTAAAGTGAAGCCGGACAATTTTTACGAAATTTTGCGAAAAAAGATCATTGAAAGGTGA
- the xseB gene encoding exodeoxyribonuclease VII small subunit, translated as MNEENLTYAEAMQRLENISARLENGSVPLEESIALYEESAKLAAYCKQILQQAQQKITELAGDEK; from the coding sequence ATGAATGAAGAAAACTTGACTTACGCTGAAGCAATGCAGCGCCTGGAGAACATCAGCGCCCGCTTAGAGAACGGTTCGGTGCCCTTGGAGGAGAGTATTGCCCTTTATGAGGAGAGTGCCAAACTGGCAGCCTACTGCAAACAGATCTTGCAGCAGGCGCAGCAAAAAATTACGGAATTGGCTGGTGACGAAAAATGA
- the xseA gene encoding exodeoxyribonuclease VII large subunit: protein MMTVLSVSKLNFYLRALLEGDAPLQNLYVSGEISNFKRYPTSGHCYFTLRDEKAQLKCVLFAAQGAHLRFAPENGMRVICRGRVSVYERDGVCQLYVDDMQPQGAGALAVAFEQLKSRLAAAGLFDESHKQPIPKYPRRIGVATSAYGAAVADIKQITARRFPAAELVIAPTVVQGDGAPESIARSIEQLDQMGLDVLIVGRGGGSMEDLWAFNTETVINAVYTCKTPIISAVGHETDFTITDFVADMRAPTPSAAAELAVPDREEELRRIAQLETIASRALRSLVERENQRLDSCLARRGSAGTYISTQRERLQALMNGNRQQIQLRLERENTRLERVLEQIEAYSPLAVLRRGYTLVRHTDGSPVTKKEELSPGTALRLQFADGSVPVQVLEEREDE from the coding sequence ATGATGACTGTACTTTCTGTTTCTAAACTGAATTTTTATTTGCGCGCACTGCTGGAAGGGGACGCACCGCTGCAAAATCTTTATGTAAGCGGTGAGATCTCCAACTTTAAGCGCTATCCCACCAGCGGACACTGCTACTTTACCCTGCGGGACGAAAAAGCGCAGCTGAAATGCGTGCTGTTTGCCGCCCAGGGCGCACACCTGCGATTTGCGCCGGAGAACGGTATGCGGGTGATTTGCCGAGGTCGGGTGAGCGTGTATGAAAGAGACGGCGTGTGTCAGCTGTATGTGGACGATATGCAACCCCAGGGCGCCGGTGCACTGGCTGTGGCCTTTGAGCAGTTAAAGTCTCGTTTGGCGGCTGCCGGGCTGTTTGATGAGAGTCACAAGCAACCGATACCCAAGTACCCCCGGCGGATTGGCGTAGCCACCTCTGCTTACGGTGCGGCAGTGGCGGATATTAAGCAGATTACCGCTCGGCGCTTTCCTGCGGCGGAACTGGTGATCGCCCCCACCGTGGTGCAGGGCGACGGCGCGCCGGAAAGCATTGCCCGGTCTATTGAACAGCTGGACCAAATGGGGCTGGATGTACTGATCGTTGGCCGTGGCGGCGGGTCTATGGAGGATCTGTGGGCATTTAATACGGAGACGGTGATCAATGCCGTCTATACTTGCAAAACACCCATCATCTCTGCCGTTGGGCATGAGACGGATTTTACGATTACGGATTTTGTGGCGGATATGCGGGCACCTACCCCCAGCGCGGCGGCGGAGTTGGCTGTGCCGGATCGGGAGGAAGAGCTGCGCCGCATTGCGCAGCTTGAAACCATTGCTTCCCGCGCGTTGCGCAGTCTTGTGGAACGGGAAAATCAGCGACTGGACAGTTGCTTGGCGCGCAGAGGCAGCGCCGGGACATATATTTCGACTCAACGGGAACGGTTACAAGCCTTGATGAACGGTAACCGGCAACAAATCCAGCTCCGCTTAGAGCGGGAGAACACCCGTTTGGAACGCGTGCTGGAACAAATTGAAGCTTACAGCCCGCTGGCGGTGTTGCGCCGAGGTTATACACTGGTGCGCCATACAGACGGTTCACCGGTGACCAAAAAAGAAGAATTATCACCGGGTACTGCATTGCGCCTGCAATTTGCAGACGGAAGTGTGCCGGTGCAGGTTTTGGAGGAAAGAGAAGATGAATGA
- the nusB gene encoding transcription antitermination factor NusB produces MKRNEQREQAFILLFEYLFLPQDDLVAIYDENIGTVSDYAKELYTGVLANLDKLDETLASYSKKWKLNRLPKVSLTVLRLALYEMEFVDDLPDSVAINEAVELAKKYGSQEDASFINGVLGAVSRSKAK; encoded by the coding sequence ATGAAACGGAACGAACAGCGCGAGCAGGCGTTTATCCTGCTGTTTGAGTACCTGTTTTTGCCCCAGGACGACCTGGTGGCCATCTATGACGAAAATATCGGCACGGTAAGCGATTATGCAAAAGAACTTTACACCGGCGTGCTTGCCAATTTGGACAAGCTGGACGAGACCCTGGCAAGCTATTCCAAAAAGTGGAAGCTGAACCGTCTGCCCAAGGTGAGCCTGACTGTGCTGCGCCTGGCGCTCTACGAAATGGAGTTTGTGGACGATCTGCCGGACAGCGTGGCGATCAATGAGGCTGTGGAGTTGGCAAAGAAGTACGGCAGTCAGGAAGACGCCAGCTTTATCAACGGCGTGCTGGGTGCTGTGTCTCGGAGTAAAGCGAAATGA
- a CDS encoding polyprenyl synthetase family protein, translating into MTNDAFQNTLANDQRLIENALQQLLPPTVFDQGEVVEAMRYSLMNGGKRLRPVLALEFCKACGGDRHAVLEPACALEYVHTYSLIHDDLPCMDDDDLRRGRPSCHKAYPENIALLAGDALLTHAFEIIADCELSADAKCQMVSLLAANAGVSGMIGGQVLDLKYEAADPSLQQLLTVHKLKTGALISAACILGCLAAGATQAQIAAASDFAYNLGIAFQIKDDILDITGTSEMLGKPVGSDSDKGKVTYATKVGLEKAQQDVALLTDKALESLRAFDDTDFLQALAQSLISRNH; encoded by the coding sequence ATGACAAACGATGCATTTCAAAATACTCTTGCCAATGATCAACGGCTGATCGAGAATGCTTTACAGCAGCTTTTGCCTCCCACGGTATTTGACCAGGGTGAGGTGGTGGAAGCCATGCGTTACAGCTTGATGAACGGCGGCAAACGGCTGCGCCCGGTGCTGGCACTGGAGTTTTGCAAAGCCTGTGGCGGTGACCGGCACGCCGTTTTGGAGCCGGCCTGCGCTCTGGAATATGTACACACTTACAGCTTGATCCATGATGATCTGCCCTGTATGGACGATGACGATCTGCGCCGTGGCAGACCCAGCTGTCACAAGGCATATCCGGAGAATATTGCTCTGCTGGCCGGTGACGCGCTGCTGACCCACGCTTTTGAGATCATAGCCGACTGTGAACTTTCTGCGGATGCGAAGTGCCAAATGGTTAGTCTACTGGCGGCCAATGCAGGCGTCAGCGGAATGATCGGCGGTCAGGTTCTGGATTTGAAATATGAAGCCGCTGACCCCTCCTTGCAGCAACTGCTGACGGTGCATAAGTTGAAAACCGGCGCACTGATCTCTGCCGCCTGCATTTTGGGTTGCTTGGCAGCCGGTGCTACGCAGGCGCAAATTGCCGCTGCTTCTGATTTTGCCTATAATCTGGGCATTGCGTTCCAAATCAAGGATGATATTTTGGACATTACCGGCACCAGCGAAATGCTGGGCAAGCCTGTTGGCTCGGACAGTGACAAGGGCAAGGTGACCTATGCCACTAAGGTAGGGCTGGAAAAGGCGCAGCAAGATGTGGCGTTACTGACGGATAAAGCGCTGGAAAGCCTGCGTGCCTTTGACGATACAGACTTTTTACAGGCACTTGCCCAGTCGTTGATTAGTCGGAATCACTGA
- the argR gene encoding arginine repressor, whose translation MKKRRQAKILEIISKYETETQEDLQKYLHEAGFEVTQATISRDIKELRLVKAHSADGKYVYSTGKHPKEENFGRTAGIFNEAILKVQYAMNTVCIKCFSGMANAACAAIDSMDWDGVVGTIAGDDTIFVLCRSEREAQIFTVNLEKMLHA comes from the coding sequence ATGAAAAAAAGACGACAGGCAAAGATCCTGGAGATCATCTCCAAATACGAGACGGAAACCCAGGAGGATTTGCAAAAATATTTGCATGAGGCCGGCTTTGAAGTCACCCAGGCCACCATTTCCAGGGATATTAAAGAGCTGCGGCTGGTGAAGGCACACAGTGCAGACGGCAAGTATGTGTACTCCACCGGCAAGCACCCCAAGGAGGAAAATTTCGGCCGCACAGCAGGTATTTTCAACGAGGCCATCTTAAAGGTGCAGTACGCCATGAACACCGTGTGTATCAAGTGCTTTTCCGGTATGGCAAACGCTGCCTGTGCCGCCATTGACTCTATGGACTGGGACGGCGTAGTGGGTACCATCGCCGGGGATGATACCATCTTTGTGCTTTGCCGCAGTGAGCGGGAAGCCCAGATCTTTACCGTAAATTTGGAGAAGATGCTCCATGCTTAA
- a CDS encoding TlyA family RNA methyltransferase → MQKKTRLDVAVFEGGYAPSREKAKAIIMAGQVYVNNQKVDKAGFELKEGDKLEVRGKTLKYVSRGGLKLEKAMQVFPITLADKTCMDVGASTGGFTDCMLQNGAKRVYSVDVGYGQLAWSLRTDDRVVNLERTNFRHITEEQVPEAIDFASVDVSFISLKHIFPNLHLLLRPCGQAVCLIKPQFEAGRDKVGKKGVVREAATHLEVVERVIGMAIENGFSVLGLEFSPVKGPEGNIEYLLYVEKSEAPVVAPEVDPAALVGRSHEALV, encoded by the coding sequence ATGCAGAAGAAAACCCGGCTTGATGTGGCTGTGTTTGAGGGCGGTTACGCCCCCAGCAGAGAAAAGGCGAAGGCCATTATTATGGCCGGTCAGGTCTATGTAAACAACCAAAAAGTGGACAAGGCCGGTTTTGAATTAAAAGAAGGCGACAAGCTGGAAGTGCGGGGCAAAACGCTGAAATATGTGAGCCGCGGCGGGTTGAAGCTGGAAAAGGCCATGCAGGTCTTTCCCATTACTTTAGCGGACAAAACCTGTATGGATGTGGGAGCGTCCACCGGTGGGTTTACGGACTGTATGCTGCAAAACGGCGCAAAGCGGGTGTATTCCGTTGATGTGGGCTATGGCCAGCTGGCCTGGAGCCTGCGCACGGACGATCGGGTGGTGAACCTGGAGCGCACCAACTTCCGCCATATTACAGAGGAACAGGTGCCGGAAGCCATTGACTTTGCGTCTGTGGATGTATCCTTCATTTCCTTAAAGCATATTTTTCCAAATTTGCATTTACTGCTGCGCCCCTGTGGGCAGGCGGTGTGCCTGATCAAGCCCCAGTTTGAGGCCGGTCGGGATAAAGTGGGCAAAAAAGGTGTGGTGCGGGAAGCCGCCACCCACCTGGAAGTGGTGGAACGGGTAATCGGTATGGCTATCGAGAACGGCTTTTCTGTTCTCGGTCTGGAATTTTCCCCGGTAAAAGGGCCGGAGGGGAATATTGAATACCTGTTGTATGTGGAAAAGTCTGAGGCGCCTGTGGTTGCGCCGGAGGTAGACCCGGCCGCGCTGGTGGGTCGCTCCCATGAGGCATTGGTATGA
- the dxs gene encoding 1-deoxy-D-xylulose-5-phosphate synthase translates to MNRDELEQLCSEIRDLLVQTVSHNGGHLASNLGVVELTVALHRVFNSPSDPIIFDVGHQCYTHKILTGRKDDFVTLRTEGGISGFTRPDESEHDIFSSGHSSTAISQAIGLAKAKALRGEKGKVIAVIGDGAMTGGLAYEALNNSGTENDNLIVILNDNNMSISQNVGALAKNLTSIRTSRAYFTFKSKVEHFLSRIPKVGSQLCRFFTNMNSAIRKRIYKATMFEDMGFRYYGPIDGHDLRALTDALTVAKAHKHSVLIHINTVKGMGYRPAEKNPTQFHGIGKFDVNTGEPLSKGETFSSVFGNTVCDFAAKDARICCITAAMAAGTGLTRFASEYPQRFFDVGIAEQHAVTFSGGLARGGMVPIFAVYSTFLQRAYDQLIHDVSMQGLKVILAVDRAGFVGEDGESHQGIFDTSYLNSVPGWTVYAPTYYAELCSMLYQAIYVDPGAVAIRYPRGGEPTPPEGYQYEKEPFRIFGDPGAKRCLVTYGRLFDTCLQAKGELDDTFVIKLNRIRPIAPEAVAAAAQAQVIWFYEEATVSGGVGQTFAALLEEKGTSARFFHKAVPDTFVKQASVDSQLRKFGLDKASIVSEVNHAEENPA, encoded by the coding sequence ATGAATCGTGATGAGCTGGAACAGTTGTGTTCAGAGATCCGCGATTTGCTGGTGCAGACTGTGTCCCATAACGGCGGGCACTTGGCCTCCAATTTGGGCGTGGTGGAGTTGACCGTGGCGTTGCACCGGGTGTTTAACAGCCCGTCCGACCCCATTATCTTTGATGTGGGTCACCAGTGCTATACCCACAAGATCCTCACCGGACGCAAGGATGATTTTGTTACCCTGCGCACCGAGGGCGGCATCAGCGGCTTTACCCGACCGGACGAGAGCGAGCACGATATTTTTTCCTCCGGCCACAGTTCTACGGCCATTTCCCAAGCCATTGGTTTGGCTAAGGCAAAAGCGCTGCGGGGCGAAAAGGGCAAGGTGATTGCTGTGATCGGCGACGGCGCCATGACCGGCGGTCTGGCCTATGAGGCCCTGAACAACTCCGGCACGGAGAACGATAATTTGATCGTTATTCTCAACGATAACAATATGTCTATCAGCCAAAATGTAGGTGCTTTGGCAAAAAATCTGACCAGTATTCGCACCTCCCGGGCCTATTTTACCTTTAAGAGCAAAGTAGAGCATTTTCTGTCCCGCATTCCCAAGGTGGGCAGCCAGCTTTGTCGTTTTTTCACCAATATGAATTCTGCCATTCGTAAGCGGATCTATAAGGCCACCATGTTTGAGGATATGGGCTTTCGTTATTACGGACCCATTGACGGCCACGACCTGCGCGCATTGACGGATGCCTTGACAGTGGCTAAGGCGCACAAGCACTCGGTGCTGATCCACATTAACACGGTGAAGGGTATGGGTTATCGCCCTGCTGAAAAGAACCCCACCCAGTTCCACGGTATCGGCAAATTCGATGTAAACACCGGTGAGCCGCTGAGCAAAGGGGAGACTTTTTCCTCCGTATTCGGTAATACAGTGTGCGACTTTGCCGCCAAGGACGCCCGTATTTGCTGCATAACAGCGGCTATGGCTGCGGGCACCGGATTAACCCGTTTTGCCAGCGAATATCCCCAGCGCTTTTTCGATGTGGGTATTGCGGAGCAGCACGCAGTTACTTTTTCCGGCGGCTTGGCGCGAGGCGGTATGGTGCCGATTTTTGCGGTGTATTCCACCTTTTTGCAACGCGCTTATGACCAGCTGATTCATGATGTATCCATGCAAGGATTAAAGGTGATCCTGGCAGTGGATCGGGCCGGCTTTGTCGGTGAGGACGGCGAGAGCCACCAGGGAATTTTTGATACCTCTTATCTCAATTCCGTGCCCGGCTGGACGGTGTATGCGCCTACATATTATGCGGAGCTGTGCTCCATGCTGTACCAGGCCATTTATGTGGACCCGGGTGCTGTGGCCATTCGTTACCCCAGAGGGGGAGAGCCAACCCCGCCGGAAGGCTATCAGTACGAGAAAGAGCCGTTTCGTATCTTCGGCGATCCGGGCGCCAAGCGCTGCCTGGTGACATACGGGCGGCTGTTTGATACCTGTCTGCAAGCCAAAGGAGAGCTGGACGATACTTTTGTTATTAAACTGAACCGGATTCGCCCCATTGCGCCGGAGGCGGTGGCTGCCGCTGCCCAGGCGCAGGTCATTTGGTTCTATGAAGAAGCCACGGTCAGCGGCGGCGTGGGGCAAACCTTTGCCGCTTTGCTGGAAGAAAAAGGCACAAGCGCCCGGTTTTTCCACAAGGCCGTGCCGGATACATTTGTAAAACAGGCGTCTGTGGACAGCCAACTCCGCAAGTTTGGGCTGGACAAGGCGTCCATAGTCAGTGAGGTCAACCATGCAGAAGAAAACCCGGCTTGA